One Capricornis sumatraensis isolate serow.1 chromosome 8, serow.2, whole genome shotgun sequence genomic region harbors:
- the SOCS3 gene encoding suppressor of cytokine signaling 3: MVTHSKFPAAGMSRPLDTSLRLKTFSSKSEYQLVVNAVRKLQESGFYWSTVTGGEANLLLSAEPAGTFLIRDSSDQRHFFTLSVKTQSGTKNLRIQCEGGSFSLQSDPRSTQPVPRFDCVLKLVHHYMPAAGAPSFSPPPAEPSSSPSSEVPEQPPAQPLPGSPPRRAYYIYSGGEKIPLVLSRPLSSNVATLQHLCRKTVNGHLDSYEKVTQLPGPIREFLDQYDAPL, encoded by the coding sequence ATGGTCACCCACAGCAAGTTCCCCGCCGCCGGGATGAGCCGCCCCCTGGACACCAGCCTGCGCCTCAAGACCTTCAGCTCCAAGAGCGAGTACCAGCTGGTGGTGAACGCAGTGCGCAAGCTGCAGGAGAGCGGCTTTTACTGGAGCACCGTGACGGGCGGCGAAGCGAACTTGCTGCTGAGCGCCGAGCCCGCGGGGACCTTCCTCATCCGCGACAGCTCGGACCAGCGCCACTTCTTCACCCTCAGCGTCAAGACCCAGTCGGGGACCAAGAACCTGCGCATCCAGTGCGAGGGGGGCAGCTTCTCTCTGCAGAGCGACCCCCGGAGCACGCAGCCCGTGCCCCGCTTCGACTGCGTGCTCAAGCTGGTGCATCACTACATGCCCGCCGCCGGCGCCCCCTCGTTCTCCCCGCCCCCCGCTGAACCCTCCTCCTCGCCCTCCTCCGAGGTGCCCGAGCAGCCACCGGCCCAGCCGCTCCCCGGGAGCCCCCCCAGGAGAGCCTATTACATTTACTCGGGGGGCGAGAAGATCCCTCTGGTGTTGAGCCGGCCCCTCTCCTCCAACGTGGCCACTCTCCAACATCTCTGTCGGAAGACCGTCAACGGCCACCTGGACTCCTACGAGAAAGTCACCCAGCTGCCTGGGCCCATTCGGGAGTTCCTGGACCAGTACGATGCCCCGCTTTAG